From one Dermacentor variabilis isolate Ectoservices chromosome 3, ASM5094787v1, whole genome shotgun sequence genomic stretch:
- the LOC142575082 gene encoding uncharacterized protein LOC142575082 — MIRPERPTVRALLLGFLVLGGYYCIHKRVVIDATYNTQAISVSATVPWSTNDGTSVTPTLAQPKKERYIVDTPGCKIPNFDLFDESVRKYYKKVGRYSCKGKPSFIRLVNGTTPVIDEPSLLTAFKCKPKDVRCTYIEIYRNESVRVPDDAFFFKPEVQLNFGEPLKAEFVHVQCYRGALFHEEYLLLPLLKKDVEERCEQVRHEAGDKGSGLNVLVLGLDSVSRLNFNRHLKETGNYVRVVLRGYELMGYNKVGLNSYPNQTPLLTGLSGNEARNATGGKFFDALDFLWKRYAKKGYRTVFHEEQPKYGLYSYVGDGLRHAPTDYYTRHAVMAIDKSKLKKNSYCLGPRPPLELYLDYMLSLLEVLDKRPFFAYFWMSELAHDHLNMAGHCDAPLRSALGRLYDSGILNNTVLAFMSDHGLRFGSLRKTYIGRFEDSLPYAFLVFPPWFLQQNPRFAAALKLNQRRLATHFDMHATLLQLLESGMPRTVTRHGQSLLHELPVTRTCADASVPAQFCACVETEAFAVNHPLSLKVAHFVVASVNTLVGQQLNGKCAPWALKSVLAIRFYPRGVVATVGNTTDSDYWVKLSVAPGDALFEAVVRHSVDWKTSTFSLVQQADRLDWYSSHSHCARGSRWEKYCYCK, encoded by the coding sequence ATGATCAGACCGGAAAGACCTACCGTCCGAGCTCTGCTCCTGGGATTCCTTGTCCTTGGCGGCTACTACTGCATCCATAAGCGAGTCGTGATCGACGCCACATATAACACTCAAGCCATCTCAGTGAGCGCTACAGTGCCATGGTCCACGAATGACGGCACAAGCGTGACACCGACACTGGCCCAGCCGAAGAAGGAACGGTATATAGTGGACACTCCTGGCTGCAAGATCCCAAACTTTGACCTTTTCGACGAGAGCGTACGCAAATATTATAAGAAAGTTGGTCGGTACAGTTGCAAGGGCAAGCCTTCGTTCATTCGGCTAGTCAACGGGACCACGCCCGTGATCGACGAGCCGTCGCTCCTGACCGCCTTCAAGTGCAAACCGAAGGACGTGCGATGCACTTACATCGAGATATACCGAAACGAGTCTGTTCGCGTACCAGACGATGCGTTCTTCTTCAAGCCCGAAGTTCAACTCAACTTTGGAGAACCACTGAAGGCCGAGTTCGTGCACGTGCAGTGCTACAGGGGGGCCCTGTTCCACGAGGAGTACCTGCTCCTGCCTCTGCTCAAGAAGGACGTCGAAGAGCGCTGCGAACAGGTGCGGCACGAGGCTGGAGACAAAGGGAGTGGACTGAACGTGCTCGTCCTGGGACTCGATTCTGTGTCTAGGCTAAATTTCAACCGGCACCTGAAAGAGACCGGCAACTACGTGCGCGTTGTGCTCAGGGGCTACGAGCTGATGGGCTACAACAAGGTGGGCCTCAATTCTTATCCGAACCAAACGCCCCTCCTGACCGGTCTGAGCGGGAACGAAGCAAGGAACGCGACGGGAGGAAAGTTCTTCGATGCACTCGACTTTTTGTGGAAGCGGTACGCGAAAAAGGGCTACCGCACAGTGTTCCACGAAGAACAGCCCAAGTATGGCCTCTACAGTTATGTGGGCGACGGACTGAGGCACGCGCCCACCGACTACTACACACGGCATGCAGTAATGGCAATCGACAAGTCGAAGCTCAAGAAGAACTCGTACTGCCTCGGACCGAGGCCACCACTCGAGCTCTACCTGGACTACATGCTGAGCCTACTCGAGGTGCTCGACAAGCGACCCTTCTTCGCGTACTTCTGGATGAgcgagctggcccacgaccacctgaacatGGCCGGCCACTGCGATGCCCCGCTGAGGTCCGCCCTGGGCAGGCTCTATGACAGCGGCATCCTCAACAACACGGTGCTCGCCTTCATGAGCGATCACGGCCTCAGGTTCGGATCGCTGCGAAAGACGTACATCGGGCGGTTCGAAGACAGCTTGCCATACGCGTTCCTCGTTTTTCCGCCCTGGTTCTTGCAGCAGAACCCGCGCTTTGCCGCAGCGCTCAAGTTGAACCAGAGGCGGCTCGCGACGCATTTCGACATGCACGCCACGTTGCTGCAGCTGCTCGAATCCGGCATGCCCAGGACGGTGACAAGGCACGGCCAGAGCCTCTTGCACGAGCTGCCCGTGACGAGAACCTGCGCCGATGCTTCCGTGCCGGCTCAGTTCTGCGCGTGCGTGGAGACCGAGGCGTTTGCAGTGAACCACCCGCTGTCCCTGAAGGTGGCGCACTTCGTCGTCGCCAGCGTCAACACGCTTGTCGGGCAACAGCTGAATGGCAAGTGTGCCCCGTGGGCACTCAAGTCGGTGCTGGCCATCCGCTTCTACCCGCGTGGCGTGGTCGCCACAGTCGGTAACACCACCGACAGTGACTACTGGGTCAAGCTATCCGTGGCGCCTGGCGATGCCCTGTTCGAGGCCGTCGTGCGCCACTCAGTCGACTGGAAGACATCCACCTTCTCCCTGGTGCAGCAGGCCGACCGGCTCGACTGGTACAGCTCGCACTCGCattgcgcgcgcggcagccgctGGGAGAAGTACTGCTACTGCAAGTAA